The Ancylobacter sp. WKF20 genome contains a region encoding:
- a CDS encoding DUF6644 family protein yields METPEGLLATIAGWPGARALHASWVAYLLVNAAHILGLALLIGPILTLDARLLGLWRGVPLAVLTPLLTRVAAGGLGLALFTGVWLFTVRPAEYLANPAFLAKLGLIVLALANVGLQHRQLATRDVLAGAEPSAGIRLLAAFSALLWIAVLVAGRWIGFA; encoded by the coding sequence GTGGAGACGCCGGAGGGGCTTCTCGCGACCATCGCCGGTTGGCCGGGCGCGCGGGCGCTGCATGCGTCCTGGGTGGCCTATCTGCTGGTCAATGCCGCCCATATCCTCGGGTTGGCCCTGCTCATCGGGCCGATCCTGACGCTCGATGCACGGCTTCTGGGGCTGTGGCGCGGCGTGCCGCTGGCGGTTCTGACGCCGCTGCTCACCCGCGTCGCCGCCGGCGGGCTGGGGCTGGCGCTGTTCACCGGCGTCTGGCTGTTCACGGTCCGCCCGGCAGAGTATCTCGCCAACCCCGCTTTCCTCGCCAAGCTCGGGCTCATCGTGCTCGCGCTGGCGAATGTGGGCCTCCAGCACCGGCAGCTCGCGACCCGAGACGTGCTGGCAGGAGCGGAGCCAAGCGCGGGCATACGGCTCTTGGCCGCCTTCTCCGCCCTGCTGTGGATCGCGGTGCTGGTCGCCGGGCGCTGGATCGGCTTCGCCTGA
- a CDS encoding LysE family translocator, with amino-acid sequence MNLLDLAVFAAALALAAASPGPSVIALVARTLVRGREGAGPLVAGIVLGDMVWLAAAVMGLAALAATLGSFFVIVRLAAAAYLIYLAWKLWTSTGTPAEAVPIRESDSRLGLFLTGLGMTLGNPKAMAFYLALLPTIVDLNRLTLLGFAELCGIIALVIAGVFGSYVALAHRARGFAGSAWGAKLINRACGTAMAGAAVLVATK; translated from the coding sequence ATGAACCTGCTCGACCTTGCCGTCTTCGCCGCCGCCCTCGCTCTTGCCGCCGCCTCGCCGGGGCCGAGCGTCATCGCGCTGGTGGCCCGCACGCTGGTGCGTGGACGCGAGGGAGCCGGCCCGCTGGTCGCCGGCATCGTGCTGGGCGACATGGTCTGGCTGGCGGCCGCCGTGATGGGCCTTGCCGCCCTCGCCGCCACCTTGGGCTCGTTCTTCGTCATCGTGCGGCTCGCGGCGGCCGCCTATCTGATCTATCTCGCCTGGAAGCTGTGGACGTCGACCGGCACCCCGGCCGAGGCCGTGCCGATCCGCGAGAGCGATTCCCGCCTTGGGCTGTTCCTTACCGGCCTCGGCATGACGCTCGGAAATCCCAAGGCGATGGCCTTCTACCTCGCCTTGCTGCCCACCATCGTCGACCTTAACCGGCTGACCCTGCTCGGCTTTGCCGAACTGTGCGGCATCATCGCGCTGGTGATCGCCGGCGTGTTCGGCAGCTATGTCGCCCTCGCCCACCGGGCGCGCGGCTTTGCCGGCAGCGCTTGGGGCGCCAAGCTGATCAACCGGGCCTGCGGCACCGCCATGGCTGGCGCCGCCGTGCTGGTAGCCACGAAATAA
- a CDS encoding DUF6152 family protein, whose product MLHHTRPRLIHARLAAALAAGLMIAAAPALAHHGWSWAESEKMTLEGTITAISMAPPHPTLRVRATDGRDWQVDLGNPRQTAASGFTGETAKAGDAITVLGNRSRETNEAHMKAVRITIGGKNYDMYPERLGSN is encoded by the coding sequence ATGCTTCACCACACGCGGCCACGCCTCATCCACGCCCGCCTTGCTGCCGCCCTCGCCGCCGGCCTCATGATCGCCGCCGCGCCCGCCCTCGCTCACCACGGCTGGAGCTGGGCGGAATCGGAGAAGATGACGCTCGAGGGCACGATCACGGCCATCTCCATGGCCCCGCCGCACCCGACACTGCGCGTGCGCGCCACTGACGGGCGGGACTGGCAGGTCGATCTCGGCAATCCCCGCCAGACCGCCGCCTCCGGCTTCACCGGCGAGACGGCCAAGGCCGGCGACGCCATCACCGTGCTGGGCAACCGCTCGCGCGAGACGAATGAGGCGCATATGAAAGCGGTGCGCATCACCATCGGGGGTAAGAATTACGACATGTATCCCGAGCGTCTCGGCAGCAACTGA
- the gyrB gene encoding DNA topoisomerase (ATP-hydrolyzing) subunit B: MADSDNAASPNSDGEEYGAQSIQVLRGLDAVRKRPGMYIGDTDDGSGLHHMVYEVVDNAIDEALAGYADKVTVTLNADGSVTVTDNGRGIPTDIHAEEGVSAAQVIMTQLHAGGKFNQNSYKVSGGLHGVGVSVVNALSTWLDLTIWRNGHEYTMRFHDGDAREDLKQVGPAPAGQRGTCVTFLPSPKTFTRIEFDYSTLEHRLRELAFLNSGVRIVLTDARHAEVKREEMVYEGGVEAFVQYLDRSKQALLPKPIVIRAEKDGITVECALSWNDSYHENVLCFTNNIPQRDRGTHFTGFAAALTRQIIGYSERSGIAKKEKVDPTGEDCREGLTAVLSVKVPDPKFSSQTKDKLVSSEVRPVVEALVNEALSSWLEEHPGESKALVTKVVEAAAAREAARKARELTRRKNPLDVASLPGKLADCQERDPAKSEIFIVEGDSAGGSAKMGRNRAFQAILPLRGKILNVERARFDKMLSSDQIGTLITALGTGIGRDDFNVDKLRYHKIIIMTDADVDGSHIRTLLLTFFFRQMPELLERGHIYIAQPPLYKVTRGKSEQYLKDERSLEDYLITQGLEDASLVLASGEVRAGGDLHHVLESTRSFRNVMNGLHPRYNRAVVEQAAIAGAFAPGLLIDEERAAEVATIVAKRLDGIADDTERGWTGTADAAGFTFWRVVRGVKEVAVLDAALVGSAEARRLDALAADLQEVHAEPAALRRKGTEALVHGPMDLFDAVTDAGRKGIALQRYKGLGEMNAEQLWETTLDVNARSLLQVKVKEVADADDLFNRLMGDVVEPRREFIQENALRASVDV; the protein is encoded by the coding sequence ATGGCCGATTCCGACAACGCCGCCTCCCCGAACTCCGACGGGGAAGAGTATGGCGCGCAGTCGATCCAGGTGCTGCGGGGCCTCGACGCCGTGCGCAAGCGGCCGGGCATGTATATCGGCGACACCGATGACGGCTCGGGCCTGCACCACATGGTCTATGAGGTCGTCGACAACGCCATCGACGAGGCGCTGGCCGGCTATGCCGACAAGGTCACCGTCACGCTGAACGCGGATGGCTCGGTTACCGTCACCGACAATGGCCGGGGCATCCCGACCGATATCCATGCCGAGGAAGGCGTCTCGGCGGCGCAGGTCATCATGACCCAGCTCCACGCCGGCGGTAAGTTCAACCAGAACTCCTACAAGGTCTCCGGCGGCCTGCACGGCGTCGGCGTCTCGGTGGTGAACGCGCTCTCGACCTGGCTCGACCTGACCATCTGGCGCAACGGCCATGAATACACGATGCGCTTCCACGACGGCGATGCACGCGAGGATCTGAAGCAGGTTGGCCCCGCCCCGGCCGGGCAGCGCGGCACCTGCGTGACCTTCCTGCCCTCGCCCAAGACTTTCACCCGGATCGAGTTCGACTACAGCACGCTGGAGCACCGCCTGCGCGAGCTGGCTTTCCTGAACTCCGGCGTGCGCATCGTGCTGACCGATGCGCGCCATGCCGAGGTGAAGCGCGAGGAGATGGTCTATGAGGGCGGCGTCGAGGCCTTCGTGCAGTATCTCGACCGCTCCAAGCAGGCGCTGCTGCCCAAGCCCATCGTGATCCGCGCCGAGAAGGACGGCATCACCGTGGAATGCGCCCTCTCGTGGAACGACAGCTACCACGAGAACGTGCTGTGCTTTACCAACAACATCCCGCAGCGCGACCGTGGCACACACTTCACCGGCTTCGCCGCCGCGCTGACGCGCCAGATCATCGGCTATTCCGAGCGCTCGGGCATCGCCAAGAAGGAAAAGGTCGACCCCACCGGCGAGGATTGCCGCGAGGGCCTGACCGCCGTGCTCTCGGTGAAGGTGCCGGACCCGAAATTCTCCTCGCAGACCAAGGACAAGCTGGTCTCGTCGGAAGTCCGCCCGGTCGTCGAGGCGCTTGTGAACGAGGCGCTGAGCTCCTGGCTGGAAGAGCACCCCGGCGAGAGCAAGGCGCTGGTCACCAAGGTGGTGGAAGCCGCCGCCGCCCGCGAAGCCGCCCGCAAGGCCCGCGAGCTCACCCGGCGCAAGAACCCGCTCGACGTCGCCTCCTTGCCCGGCAAGCTCGCCGATTGTCAGGAGCGCGACCCGGCCAAGTCCGAGATCTTCATCGTCGAGGGTGACTCGGCCGGCGGCTCCGCCAAGATGGGCCGCAACCGCGCCTTCCAGGCCATCCTGCCGCTGCGCGGCAAGATCCTGAATGTCGAGCGCGCCCGCTTCGACAAGATGCTGTCCTCGGACCAGATCGGCACGCTGATCACCGCGCTGGGCACCGGCATCGGCCGCGACGACTTCAATGTCGACAAGCTGCGCTACCACAAGATCATCATCATGACGGACGCGGACGTGGACGGCTCCCACATCCGCACCCTGCTGCTGACCTTCTTCTTCCGCCAGATGCCGGAGCTTCTGGAGCGCGGGCACATCTATATCGCCCAGCCGCCGCTCTATAAGGTCACGCGCGGCAAGTCCGAGCAGTACCTCAAGGATGAGCGCTCGCTGGAAGACTACCTGATCACCCAGGGCCTCGAAGATGCCTCGCTCGTGCTCGCCTCGGGCGAAGTGCGCGCTGGCGGCGACCTGCATCACGTGCTGGAAAGCACCCGCTCCTTCCGCAATGTGATGAATGGCCTGCACCCGCGCTACAACCGCGCCGTGGTGGAACAGGCGGCCATTGCCGGCGCCTTCGCGCCCGGCCTGCTCATTGACGAGGAGCGCGCCGCCGAGGTGGCAACCATCGTCGCCAAGCGGCTCGACGGCATCGCCGATGACACCGAGCGCGGCTGGACCGGGACGGCGGATGCCGCCGGCTTTACCTTCTGGCGCGTAGTGCGCGGCGTGAAGGAAGTCGCGGTGCTCGACGCCGCTCTGGTCGGTTCCGCCGAGGCGCGCAGGCTCGACGCCCTCGCCGCCGATCTGCAGGAAGTGCATGCCGAGCCTGCCGCGCTGCGCCGCAAGGGCACTGAGGCGCTCGTGCATGGCCCGATGGACCTGTTCGACGCCGTCACCGATGCCGGCCGCAAGGGCATCGCGCTCCAGCGCTACAAAGGCCTCGGCGAGATGAACGCCGAACAGCTCTGGGAGACGACGCTGGACGTCAACGCCCGCTCACTGCTGCAGGTCAAGGTGAAGGAAGTCGCGGACGCCGACGACCTGTTCAACCGACTGATGGGCGATGTGGTCGAGCCGCGCCGCGAGTTCATCCAGGAGAACGCGCTGCGCGCCAGCGTGGACGTCTAG